One genomic window of Oncorhynchus kisutch isolate 150728-3 linkage group LG24, Okis_V2, whole genome shotgun sequence includes the following:
- the LOC109869509 gene encoding transcription factor HES-5, with amino-acid sequence MIRQMTNPKQHLSLTKIRKPVVEKMRRDRINTSIEQLKSLLGPEFLRQQPDSKQEKADILEMTVYFLSRQQQAGSSSTAAANEGYSRCVQDAVSFLSQCEVKTQSYSSLLSHFQSLQTSSQHSQAPWSFSPPGSPVHQATTKGVMSPVSHPLWRPW; translated from the exons ATGATTAGACAGATGACTAACCCTAAGCAGCACCTCTCACTTACTAAG ATAAGGAAGCCAGTGGTGGAGAAGATGCGTAGGGATCGCATCAACACCAGCATCGAGCAGCTCAAGTCCCTCCTGGGTCCCGAGTTCCTCCGCCAGCAGCCCGACTCCAAGCAAGAGAAGGCCGACATCTTGGAGATGACTGTCTATTTCCTGAGCCGCCAGCAGCAGGCAGGAAGTTCCTCCACTGCAGCAGCCAATGAGGGCTACTCTCGCTGTGTGCAGGACGCTGTCAGCTTCCTGTCTCAGTGTGAGGTGAAGACACAGTCCTACAGCTCGCTGCTGAGCCACTTCCAGAGCCTGCAGACATCCAGCCAACACAGTCAGGCTCCCTGGTCCTTCTCCCCGCCGGGCTCCCCAGTTCACCAGGCTACCACCAAGGGTGTGAtgagccctgtctcccatccacTCTGGAGGCCCTGGTAG
- the LOC109868894 gene encoding transcription factor HES-5, with protein MAPCLTSSFHHLKFAEKDIKIRKPIVEKMRRDRINGCIEQLKLILEKEFHKEDPNTKLEKADILEMTVRFLRQQQQPQPAPSQRDYREGYSQCWRESLQFLSGSPKRDTTTTSAGPLQELQQQLSSQAQISCSSPMGRSTSPVSSIFRATAKLQDKGVKGPVWRPW; from the exons ATGGCTCCCTGCTTAACTTCCTCTTTCCACCATCTGAAGTTCGCAGAAAAAGACATTAAG ATAAGGAAACCCATCGTGGAGAAGATGCGTCGAGATCGCATTAACGGCTGCATAGAGCAGCTCAAGCTCATCCTGGAGAAGGAGTTCCACAAAGAGGACCCCAATACCAAGCTGGAGAAAGCCGACATCCTGGAGATGACCGTGAGATTcctgaggcagcagcagcagccgcaGCCGGCTCCATCTCAGAGGGACTACAGAGAGGGTTACTCACAGTGCTGGAGGGAGTCTCTGCAGTTCCTCTCTGGAAGCCccaagagagacaccaccaccacctccgcTGGACCTCTTCAGGAGCTCCAACAGCAGCTCTCCTCCCAGGCCCAGATATCCTGCAGCAGCCCGATGGGCCGCTCCACTTCCCCAGTCTCCTCCATCTTCCGTGCCACCGCCAAGCTCCAGGACAAAGGAGTTAAAGGTCCAGTCTGGAGGCCCTGGTAG
- the LOC109869720 gene encoding taste receptor type 1 member 1-like yields MNVCGGVCVVLGWLVLILTGHQLTEGTGLQLPGDYSISGLFPLHKLAPSSSNLPDLGACKEGKFNKHGYHLIQAMRFALEEINNGTKNQHLLPGVSLGYQAYDTCNQPASVLATLAMLAQQYQRTLANNTGGDQRAVAVIGPDSSSYTFTPAAVLGSYLVPQISYEASNEMLSNKLLYPAFFRTIPSDKNQVDAMVQLLVRFNWTWIVLLGSDDSYGLQGIESLSLQAAHFDICIAYQGVIPELTSANNQTMRSIVKNILKTKVNTIVVFSSKTKVSQFFPFVIEQGVTGKVWIGTEDWSVTTLVSGIPGIHTIGTVLGISIKYTAITGFEEFESHAVPKLLSGTSNGTMDLSVECLQNTDLSSMAAENFSLGDYDIKSSYNVYKAVYAVAHALHQALGCGLDECQKSEVLPWQLLPLLKQVRFSVGNSSIYFNENGDPPTGYDIVNWIWRGTEWSLREVGSYTADPTDLTVDPAQIEWGSDDGYTGKEVPPSICSPECPKGHRKLQTGQHKCCFDCLACAAHNFLNKTGSTRCQKCELYQWSPAESEVCLDRTVLVLAWGGPLSIALLLLLALTLLITLGTGVIFLLNLGTPVVKSAGGHTCLVMLLALTAAAASALCHFGLPSQTDCLLKQPLFVFSFTVCLACVTVRSFQVVCIFKLSSKLPRAYDTWAKNHGPEVTVLVVSMTVLLISVLRVTLNPPYPSQDVDFYSDSIVTECSNTLSSWAMIELAYVSLLSTLCFSFSYMGKDLPANYNEAKCITFSLMIYMISWISFFTIYFVSRGEFAMAMHVLAIVSSVLGILGGYFMPKVYIMVLRPQMNTTAHFQNCIQIYTMNKD; encoded by the exons ATGAatgtgtgtggtggtgtatgTGTCGTCCTGGGCTGGTTGGTACTGATCCTGACTGGCCACCAGCTGACTGAGGGAACCGGTCTGCAGCTTCCAGGGGACTACTCCATCTCTGGTCTCTTTCCCCTACACAAGTTGGCCCCTTCCAGCTCCAACCTACCAGACCTGGGAGCCTGTAAAGA AGGCAAATTTAATAAACATGGCTATCATTTGATACAAGCCATGAGATTCGCTTTGGAGGAGATCAACAACGGTACCAAAAACCAGCATCTTCTCCCAGGGGTATCACTGGGTTACCAGGCGTATGACACCTGCAATCAACCAGCCAGTGTGCTGGCCACTCTGGCCATGCTGGCCCAACAGTACCAGAGAACTTTAGCGAACAACACAGGTGGTGACCAGAGGGCAGTGGCAGTGATCGGGCCTGATAGTAGCAGTTACACCTTCACCCCTGCTGCAGTGCTGGGCTCTTATCTAGTGCCACAG ATCTCCTATGAAGCCTCTAATGAGATGCTGAGTAATAAGCTCCTCTACCCAGCCTTCTTCCGCACCATCCCCAGTGACAAGAACCAGGTGGACGCCATGGTCCAGCTGCTGGTGCGTTTTAACTGGACCTGGATCGTTCTACTGGGCAGCGACGACTCCTACGGCCTCCAGGGCATAGAGAGTCTCTCCCTTCAGGCTGCTCACTTTGACATCTGCATCGCCTACCAAGGGGTCATCCCCGAACTCACCTCCGCCAACAACCAGACCATGAGGAGCATAGTCAAGAACATTTTGAAGACCAAGGTCAACACTATTGTCGTGTTCTCCAGCAAGACCAAAGTCAGTCAGTTCTTCCCGTTTGTCATAGAGCAGGGTGTAACTGGTAAGGTGTGGATAGGGACAGAGGACTGGTCAGTCACCACTCTAGTGTCGGGAATACCAGGTATTCACACCATTGGGACTGTACTAGGCATCTCCATCAAATACACAGCAATAACTGGGTTTGAGGAGTTCGAAAGCCATGCTGTTCCAAAGTTACTTAGTGGCACCTCCAATGGCACGATGGACCTGAGTGTTGAATGTTTGCAAAATACGGACCTCTCCAGCATGGCAGCAGAAAACTTCTCTTTGGGGGACTATGACATCAAATCCTCTTATAATGTTTACAAGGCTGTATATGCTGTGGCACATGCACTGCATCAAGCACTTGGTTGTGGCTTGGATGAATGCCAAAAGTCTGAAGTGCTACCTTGGCAG CTTCTGCCACTGTTAAAGCAGGTGAGATTCTCTGTTGGGAACTCGTCTATTTACTTTAATGAGAACGGAGACCCGCCCACAGGATATGACATCGTGAACTGGATTTGGAGGGGAACAGAGTGGTCTCTCCGTGAGGTGGGCTCTTATACTGCAGACCCCACTGACCTCACAGTGGACCCTGCTCAAATTGAATGGGGTAGTGACGACGGATACACAGGAAAA GAGGTGCCTCCGTCGATATGCTCCCCAGAATGCCCCAAAGGACACAGGAAGCTGCAGACGGGACAACACAAGTGCTGCTTCGACTGCCTGGCCTGTGCTGCTCACAACTTCCTCAACAAGACTG GATCCACCCGGTGCCAGAAGTGTGAGCTTTACCAGTGGTCCCCAGCGGAGAGCGAGGTGTGTCTGGATCGGACGGTCCTAGTGCTGGCCTGGGGCGGTCCCCTGTCTATCGCCCTGCTACTCCTCCTGGCTCTGACCTTGCTCATAACCCTGGGGACAGGGGTCATCTTCCTCCTCAACCTGGGCACCCCTGTGGTCAAGTCGGCCGGCGGGCACACCTGCCTGGTGATGCTTCTAGCCCTAACCGCCGCGGCTGCCAGTGCCCTGTGTCACTTTGGCCTCCCGTCTCAGACTGACTGCCTTCTCAAGCAGCCTCTCTTCGTCTTCAGCTTCACCGTGTGTCTAGCTTGTGTCACCGTACGTTCCTTCCAGGTAGTGTGCATCTTTAAGCTGTCCTCCAAGCTTCCACGGGCCTATGATACCTGGGCTAAGAACCATGGGCCTGAAGTCACCGTCCTCGTTGTTTCCATGACAGTTTTGTTGATCTCTGTGCTCCGTGTTACTTTAAACCCCCCGTACCCCTCCCAGGACGTGGACTTCTACTCCGACAGCATTGTCACGGAGTGTAGTAACACCCTCTCCTCTTGGGCCATGATAGAGCTAGCCTACGTCTCTCTGCTCAGCACGCTCTGCTTCTCCTTCAGTTACATGGGAAAAGACCTGCCAGCCAACTACAACGAGGCCAAGTGTATCACCTTTAGTCTCATGATATACATGATCTCCTGGATCAGCTTCTTCACCATATATTTTGTCAGCAGGGGGGAATTTGCCATGGCCATGCATGTGCTGGCCATAGTGTCCAGTGTGCTCGGTATACTCGGTGGCTACTTCATGCCCAAGGTCTACATCATGGTGCTGAGGCCCCAAATGAACACAACGGCCCATTTCCAAAACTGTATTCAGATTTATACCATGAACAAAGACTGA